Proteins encoded within one genomic window of Apis mellifera strain DH4 linkage group LG1, Amel_HAv3.1, whole genome shotgun sequence:
- the LOC409103 gene encoding protoheme IX farnesyltransferase, mitochondrial, producing the protein MLFIFYSIRISRNICLSSLKLSISTYSTKATSRIKNLNCIQKQQHSLNIKNLQNHNIPSSFVTPIGDQKNTQYVDVTNNVKQKDLCINDKEEWQHIKLDSGKLQKYCFMLSKIRLTSLVVITTMAGYVLAPGVFDAHTFIACSMGTGLLSATANAINQFFEVPFDAQMSRTKNRVLVRGHLTPGQAIIFATVSGFSGLLLLYSQVNELTAILGASNLILYTLIYTPMKRISILNTWIGSIVGAIPPLMGWASCVNDIVSPGAWIMSGILYAWQFPHFNALSWNLRPDYSRAGYRMMAVTNPKLCRKTALRYTAALTGLCYLAPVFNVTNWWFALTSTPLNVYFLYLAWKFHKQSDSKSSRKLFHFSLIHLPVLLILILVNKKYWYNEKKQKDIILSEEKNSDIYAIVTKIITSTSSST; encoded by the exons atgttatttattttttattcaatcagGATTTCCCGTAATATATGTCTGTCATCGTTGAAACTGTCAATTTCTACA tATTCTACTAAGGCCACATCAAggataaaaaacttaaattgtaTTCAGAAACAACaacattcattaaatattaaaaatcttcaaaatcataatattccaTCAAGCTTCGTTACACCTATTGGTGATCAAAAAAATACTCAATATGTAGATGTAACaaataatgtaaaacaaaaagatttatgtataaatgacAAAGAAGAATggcaacatataaaattagattctggaaaacttcaaaaatattgttttatgttATCTAAAATAAGGTTAAcat ctTTGGTAGTAATAACCACTATGGCTGGATATGTATTGGCTCCAGGAGTTTTTGATGCTCATACATTTATTGCATGTTCCATGGGTACAGGATTACTTTCTGCAACAGCAAATgctattaatcaattttttgaagTTCCCTTTGATGCACAAATGTCAAGAACAAAAAATAGAGTATTAGTTAGAGGTCATTTAAC TCCAGGAcaagcaataatttttgcaacaGTGTCTGGTTTTagtggattattattattatatagtcaAGTTAATGAATTAACAGCAATCTTAGGAGcaagtaatttaattctatatacacTTATTTATACTCCTATGAAACGAATTAGTATTTTGAATACTTGGATAGGTTCTATAG TTGGAGCTATACCACCGTTAATGGGCTGGGCATCTTGTGTCAATGATATAGTATCTCCAGGTGCTTGGATAATGTCTGGCATATTATATGCATGGCAATTTCCTCATTTCAATGCTTTGTCATGGAATTTGAGACCAGATTATTCACGTGCTGGTTATAGAATGATGGCAGTCACAAATCCAAAGCTTTGTCGTAAAACAGCATTACGTTATACTGCAGCATTAACAGGTCTTTGTTATTTAGCACCTGTTTTTAATGTAACAAATTGGTGGTTTGCCTTGACATCAACACCtcttaatgtatattttttatatcttg cgTGGAAGTTTCATAAACAATCAGATAGTAAAAGTTCACGTaagctttttcatttttcattgatcCACCTACctgttcttttaattcttatacttgtaaataaaaaatattggtataatgagaaaaaacaaaaagatataatactttctgaagaaaaaaatagtgatatttatgcaattgtaacaaaaataattacatcgaCATCTTCAAGCACTTAA
- the LOC409102 gene encoding tRNA-dihydrouridine(16/17) synthase [NAD(P)(+)]-like isoform X3 has translation MVHIFVTHQCFILRFFVEIRNIDEKLLLVLLKIGHWSSRYRYFCGNDPSTLLEAALLAEPYCDAVDINIGCPQAIAKRGHYGAFLQDDWNLLQQIVSTLSKKLHVPVTCKLRVFAEIDKTVKYAQMLEAAGAQLLTVHGRTREQKGPLTGVASWDHIKAVRQAVTIPVFANGNIQCLQDIQKCIEETGVNGVMSAEGNLYNPYIFEACYPPSWEPALEYLDLVECYPAPASYIRGHLFKLFQHTLCLAENKEERENLARNSTMESFRNVVYTLRDRYLPYHEGRLIWHEETSDYNLKLPPWLCQPYVRHLPEENIQKLEIEKIEKQNESTKRKFRDEEGNEISRKHLKKLKRIARRPNKSTVVIKRGSNLCRDCPNPVSLKCVHKSCRQCCRNKCFTENLDCTGHRNLTKTRRQMAIEFAAKRRTIENTI, from the exons ATGGTGCACATCTTTGTTACACACCAATGCTTCATTCTTCGGTTTTTTGTCGAGATCCGAAATATCGACGAGAAGCTCTTGCTAGTACTGCTGAAGATCGGCCATTGGTCGTCCAGGTATAGATAC tTCTGTGGTAACGATCCTAGTACATTATTAGAGGCAGCACTTTTAGCAGAACCATATTGTGATGCagtcgatataaatattggttGTCCTCAAGCAATTGCTAAACGAGGTCATTATGGTGCTTTCCTTCAAGATGATTGGAATTTACTTCAACAAATCG TTAGTACTTTGAGTAAAAAACTTCATGTACCAGTAACTTGCAAGCTTCGAGTATTTgcagaaattgataaaactgTGAAATATGCACAAATGCTTGAAGCTGCTGGTGCACAATTACTTACTGTGCATGGACGAACTCGAGAACAGAAAGGTCCATTGACTGGTGTTGCATCTTGGGATCACATTAAAGCTGTAag ACAAGCTGTCACAATTCCAGTATTTGCGAATGGTAATATACAATGTCTAcaagatattcaaaaatgtATAGAAGAAACTGGTGTTAATGGTGTAATGTCAGCAGAAGGCAATCTTTATAAtccatatatatttgaagCTTGTTATCCACCTAGTTGGGAGCCAGCACTTGAATATTTAGATTTGGTAGAATGTTATCCAGCCCCTGCTTCTTATATCCGTGgtcatctttttaaattatttcaacacac ACTTTGTTTAgcagaaaataaagaagaaagagaaaatttggcTCGAAACTCTACTATGGAATCTTTCCGAAATGTCGTTTACACTTTGAGAGATCGATATCTACCTTATCACGAAGGACGTTTAATATGGCATGAAGAAACATCtg attataatttaaaattacctcCATGGTTGTGCCAACCATATGTACGTCATCTTCCAGAAGAGAATATACAAAAActagaaatcgaaaaaatcgaaaag CAGAATGAATCaactaaaagaaaattcagaGACGAAGaaggaaatgaaatatcacgaaaacatttgaaaaaactTAAACGTATAGCGCGCCGACCAAACAAATCAACTGTTGTAATAAAAAGAGGATCCAATTTATGTCGCGATTGCCCAAATCCAGTG AGTCTCAAATGCGTTCATAAATCATGTCGGCAGTGCTGTAGAAACAAATGTTTTACAGAAAATTTGGATTGTACTGGACACAGAAATTTAACTAAAACTAGAAGACAAATGGCAATAGAATTTGCTGCAAAACGAAGAACTATCGAAAATACGATATGA
- the LOC409102 gene encoding tRNA-dihydrouridine(16/17) synthase [NAD(P)(+)]-like isoform X1 translates to MSSVSAKVSDQLTNTTIQETNIWKNVLGSPEYIVAPMVDASELAWRLLSRRHGAHLCYTPMLHSSVFCRDPKYRREALASTAEDRPLVVQFCGNDPSTLLEAALLAEPYCDAVDINIGCPQAIAKRGHYGAFLQDDWNLLQQIVSTLSKKLHVPVTCKLRVFAEIDKTVKYAQMLEAAGAQLLTVHGRTREQKGPLTGVASWDHIKAVRQAVTIPVFANGNIQCLQDIQKCIEETGVNGVMSAEGNLYNPYIFEACYPPSWEPALEYLDLVECYPAPASYIRGHLFKLFQHTLCLAENKEERENLARNSTMESFRNVVYTLRDRYLPYHEGRLIWHEETSDYNLKLPPWLCQPYVRHLPEENIQKLEIEKIEKQNESTKRKFRDEEGNEISRKHLKKLKRIARRPNKSTVVIKRGSNLCRDCPNPVSLKCVHKSCRQCCRNKCFTENLDCTGHRNLTKTRRQMAIEFAAKRRTIENTI, encoded by the exons atgTCATCAGTTTCAGCAAAAGTATCTGACCAACTTACAAACACTACTATACAAGAGacgaatatttggaaaaatgtaTTGGGTTCTCCAGAATATATAGTTGCACCGATGGTTGATGCAAGCGAATTAGCTTGGAGATTGTTGAGTCGTCGTCATGGTGCACATCTTTGTTACACACCAATGCTTCATTCTTCGGTTTTTTGTCGAGATCCGAAATATCGACGAGAAGCTCTTGCTAGTACTGCTGAAGATCGGCCATTGGTCGTCCAG tTCTGTGGTAACGATCCTAGTACATTATTAGAGGCAGCACTTTTAGCAGAACCATATTGTGATGCagtcgatataaatattggttGTCCTCAAGCAATTGCTAAACGAGGTCATTATGGTGCTTTCCTTCAAGATGATTGGAATTTACTTCAACAAATCG TTAGTACTTTGAGTAAAAAACTTCATGTACCAGTAACTTGCAAGCTTCGAGTATTTgcagaaattgataaaactgTGAAATATGCACAAATGCTTGAAGCTGCTGGTGCACAATTACTTACTGTGCATGGACGAACTCGAGAACAGAAAGGTCCATTGACTGGTGTTGCATCTTGGGATCACATTAAAGCTGTAag ACAAGCTGTCACAATTCCAGTATTTGCGAATGGTAATATACAATGTCTAcaagatattcaaaaatgtATAGAAGAAACTGGTGTTAATGGTGTAATGTCAGCAGAAGGCAATCTTTATAAtccatatatatttgaagCTTGTTATCCACCTAGTTGGGAGCCAGCACTTGAATATTTAGATTTGGTAGAATGTTATCCAGCCCCTGCTTCTTATATCCGTGgtcatctttttaaattatttcaacacac ACTTTGTTTAgcagaaaataaagaagaaagagaaaatttggcTCGAAACTCTACTATGGAATCTTTCCGAAATGTCGTTTACACTTTGAGAGATCGATATCTACCTTATCACGAAGGACGTTTAATATGGCATGAAGAAACATCtg attataatttaaaattacctcCATGGTTGTGCCAACCATATGTACGTCATCTTCCAGAAGAGAATATACAAAAActagaaatcgaaaaaatcgaaaag CAGAATGAATCaactaaaagaaaattcagaGACGAAGaaggaaatgaaatatcacgaaaacatttgaaaaaactTAAACGTATAGCGCGCCGACCAAACAAATCAACTGTTGTAATAAAAAGAGGATCCAATTTATGTCGCGATTGCCCAAATCCAGTG AGTCTCAAATGCGTTCATAAATCATGTCGGCAGTGCTGTAGAAACAAATGTTTTACAGAAAATTTGGATTGTACTGGACACAGAAATTTAACTAAAACTAGAAGACAAATGGCAATAGAATTTGCTGCAAAACGAAGAACTATCGAAAATACGATATGA
- the LOC409102 gene encoding tRNA-dihydrouridine(16/17) synthase [NAD(P)(+)]-like isoform X2, protein MSSVSAKVSDQLTNTTIQETNIWKNVLGSPEYIVAPMVDASELAWRLLSRRHGAHLCYTPMLHSSVFCRDPKYRREALASTAEDRPLVVQFCGNDPSTLLEAALLAEPYCDAVDINIGCPQAIAKRGHYGAFLQDDWNLLQQIVSTLSKKLHVPVTCKLRVFAEIDKTVKYAQMLEAAGAQLLTVHGRTREQKGPLTGVASWDHIKAVRQAVTIPVFANGNIQCLQDIQKCIEETGVNGVMSAEGNLYNPYIFEACYPPSWEPALEYLDLVECYPAPASYIRGHLFKLFQHTLCLAENKEERENLARNSTMESFRNVVYTLRDRYLPYHEGRLIWHEETSDYNLKLPPWLCQPYVRHLPEENIQKLEIEKIEKNESTKRKFRDEEGNEISRKHLKKLKRIARRPNKSTVVIKRGSNLCRDCPNPVSLKCVHKSCRQCCRNKCFTENLDCTGHRNLTKTRRQMAIEFAAKRRTIENTI, encoded by the exons atgTCATCAGTTTCAGCAAAAGTATCTGACCAACTTACAAACACTACTATACAAGAGacgaatatttggaaaaatgtaTTGGGTTCTCCAGAATATATAGTTGCACCGATGGTTGATGCAAGCGAATTAGCTTGGAGATTGTTGAGTCGTCGTCATGGTGCACATCTTTGTTACACACCAATGCTTCATTCTTCGGTTTTTTGTCGAGATCCGAAATATCGACGAGAAGCTCTTGCTAGTACTGCTGAAGATCGGCCATTGGTCGTCCAG tTCTGTGGTAACGATCCTAGTACATTATTAGAGGCAGCACTTTTAGCAGAACCATATTGTGATGCagtcgatataaatattggttGTCCTCAAGCAATTGCTAAACGAGGTCATTATGGTGCTTTCCTTCAAGATGATTGGAATTTACTTCAACAAATCG TTAGTACTTTGAGTAAAAAACTTCATGTACCAGTAACTTGCAAGCTTCGAGTATTTgcagaaattgataaaactgTGAAATATGCACAAATGCTTGAAGCTGCTGGTGCACAATTACTTACTGTGCATGGACGAACTCGAGAACAGAAAGGTCCATTGACTGGTGTTGCATCTTGGGATCACATTAAAGCTGTAag ACAAGCTGTCACAATTCCAGTATTTGCGAATGGTAATATACAATGTCTAcaagatattcaaaaatgtATAGAAGAAACTGGTGTTAATGGTGTAATGTCAGCAGAAGGCAATCTTTATAAtccatatatatttgaagCTTGTTATCCACCTAGTTGGGAGCCAGCACTTGAATATTTAGATTTGGTAGAATGTTATCCAGCCCCTGCTTCTTATATCCGTGgtcatctttttaaattatttcaacacac ACTTTGTTTAgcagaaaataaagaagaaagagaaaatttggcTCGAAACTCTACTATGGAATCTTTCCGAAATGTCGTTTACACTTTGAGAGATCGATATCTACCTTATCACGAAGGACGTTTAATATGGCATGAAGAAACATCtg attataatttaaaattacctcCATGGTTGTGCCAACCATATGTACGTCATCTTCCAGAAGAGAATATACAAAAActagaaatcgaaaaaatcgaaaag AATGAATCaactaaaagaaaattcagaGACGAAGaaggaaatgaaatatcacgaaaacatttgaaaaaactTAAACGTATAGCGCGCCGACCAAACAAATCAACTGTTGTAATAAAAAGAGGATCCAATTTATGTCGCGATTGCCCAAATCCAGTG AGTCTCAAATGCGTTCATAAATCATGTCGGCAGTGCTGTAGAAACAAATGTTTTACAGAAAATTTGGATTGTACTGGACACAGAAATTTAACTAAAACTAGAAGACAAATGGCAATAGAATTTGCTGCAAAACGAAGAACTATCGAAAATACGATATGA
- the LOC102656283 gene encoding uncharacterized protein LOC102656283 produces the protein MTLEHRKFRRVHGLQFPLHPQQVIGWIVILIIVVNTFVILTPLLKPNLRSIFSIVIAIIFFTHICSHLAVILLDPADPRVRSQPTNKIVPEFDRNKHSHVIENGRCHLCNITIESKRTKHCSICNKCIIRFDHHCKWLNNCIGARNYCAFLICLISAILASLFVTGLSVTELSLLLFFDQIIDQPATNVTTKNATDSVVLFIVPISDTTIIIAISAIGILSAIVAILLLHLCFFHGYIACLGLTTYEYIRNKREKKSIATAIATTTDTTAATTITTSVTTKITSTEIITTTVTGNSSSIPVQQIVPESRIQHGFCEFVSARRFLLSSFANGGNQCFCCGINDNRIKLERKSNQIVTHSPFFYGERKEKNFQFCFSIYNIFESKQSKQTSTENSTDVSSANIEQSTITFQKWNTTLATSIFCCSVTSHNSIIMHCTKNIKMNISKKQSCDKQSCDDISDQIAYVSTNSYKKVERIGFLYTYLNKEEKRKRCRKKRKSQEQSYDTNIVHIQKLKKINKIDLITKEDYDSFMKNIVLSTSITASSLIIPFYTLIIIVPLYSKLPPLHKSSITKLDLSESQNQISLRLQKITGSSTYRFGTCFIFQKGQTTKSYILSIKLSPILKLKFSKCVTPQSHSSLSSYSEYFFCLLISSSSASQSFSSSRVDDKFYLHEKYNTYIN, from the coding sequence atgacaCTAGAACACAGAAAATTTAGACGCGTGCACGGACTTCAATTTCCGTTGCACCCTCAACAAGTAATTGGATGGattgtgattttaattattgtggtAAATACGTTTGTAATATTAACGCCACTTCTCAAACCAAATTtacgatcaattttttcaatcgttattgctataatcttttttacgCACATTTGTTCTCATTTGGCAGTGATTTTATTAGATCCGGCAGATCCTCGCGTCAGATCTCAGccaacaaataaaattgtaccagaattcgatcgaaataaacaCTCACATGTAATTGAAAACGGTAGATGTCATCTTTGTAATATAACTATTGAAAGTAAAAGAACGAAGCATTGTTCTATTTGTAACAAATGcattattcgattcgatcatCATTGCAAATGGCTCAATAATTGCATTGGAGCTAGAAACTATTGTGCTTTTCTAATCTGTTTAATTTCTGCAATTCTAGCAAGTTTGTTTGTTACCGGTCTCTCCGTGACAGAATTATCATTGCTGTTGTTCTTTGATCAAATAATAGATCAACCTGCTACTAATGTAACTACGAAAAACGCGACTGATTctgtagttttatttattgttcctATTTCGGATACTACTATAATAATCGCAATCTCCGCGATTGGAATCCTTTCGGCAATTGTAGCAATACTTTTACTTCATTTGTGCTTTTTTCATGGTTATATTGCTTGCCTTGGATTGACTACATACGAATATATACGaaacaaaagagaaaagaagtcTATTGCTACTGCAATTGCTACTACAACTGATACTACCGCCGCAACTACCATCACAACTTCCGTTACAACAAAAATCACTTCTACTGAAATAATCACTACCACAGTTACTGGTAATAGCTCGTCAATACCAGTTCAGCAAATAGTTCCTGAATCAAGAATACAACATGGTTTCTGTGAGTTTGTTTCTGCTCGTCGTTTCTTATTATCATCTTTTGCAAATGGCGGAAATCAATGTTTCTGTTGCGGTATAAATGATAATCGAATCAAACTTGAAaggaaatcaaatcaaatcgtAACtcattctccttttttctatggagaaagaaaagaaaaaaattttcaattttgtttttcaatatataatatttttgaatcaaaGCAATCAAAGCAAACATCAACGGAAAATTCAACAGATGTATCATCAGCAAATATTGAACAATCAACAATCACATTTCAAAAATGGAATACTACTTTAGCAACATCTATTTTTTGTTGCTCTGTTACTTCACATAACTCGATAATAATGCATTGTaccaagaatattaaaatgaatatatcgaAGAAACAATCTTGCGACAAACAAAGTTGTGACGATATATCTGATCAAATAGCATATGTTTCaacaaattcttataaaaaagttgaaagaataggatttctttatacatatttaaataaagaagaaaagagaaaaagatgcagaaaaaaaagaaaaagtcaaGAGCAATCGTATGATACGAATATAGTGCACatacaaaaattgaagaaaataaataaaattgatttgattacAAAGGAGGATTATGATTCGTTTATGAAAAACATAGTATTATCGACATCAATCACTGCCTCTTCTCTTATCATTCCCTTCTATacacttattattattgttccaCTTTATTCAAAACTTCCTCCGTTACATAAATCGtcaattacaaaattagaCTTGTCAGAATCACAGAATCAAATTTCACTTCGATTGCAAAAAATAACTGGATCATCAACATATAGATTTGGaacatgttttatttttcaaaaaggaCAAACAactaaatcatatatattatctatcaaGCTTTCTCCTAttctgaaattgaaattttcaaaatgtgtTACACCACAATCGCATTCTTCTTTATCATCATAttctgaatatttcttttgtttattaatatcatcatcatctgcGTCTCAATCTTTTTCATCTTCACGAGTTGATGATAAATTCTATcttcatgaaaaatataatacttatatcaattaa